In Desulfovibrio sp. 86, the following proteins share a genomic window:
- the trpB gene encoding tryptophan synthase subunit beta, which produces MSQHSAPHGKPDSSGFFGAYGGQFVPDSVKARLDELTAAMEAALADPGFLRELDDLFLHYTGRPSPVFHCANLSRTLGGAQIWLKREDLNHLGAHKINNTLGQCLLAKRMGKTRVIAETGAGQHGVATAATAALMGLKCTICMGEVDMERQRLNVIRMRMLGAEVVAATSGQRTLKEAVDEALGLWVADDEMFYVLGSAVGPHPYPFMVRQFQAIVGSEARAQMLEASGRLPDVVLACVGGGSNAIGIFSGFLDDADVRLMGVEPGGRGKEYGQHAASLCLGEPGVLHGFNSYMLKDEKGDAAAVYSISAGLDYPSVGPEHSMLKDAGRAEYVSIADKEALDAFFALSRNEGIIPALESSHALAQAMKMAPALPDTAVLLVNLSGRGDKDVAQVAEMMEKGEI; this is translated from the coding sequence ATGAGCCAGCATTCCGCCCCACATGGCAAACCTGACAGCAGCGGTTTTTTCGGCGCTTACGGCGGCCAGTTTGTTCCTGATTCCGTCAAGGCCCGCCTGGACGAGCTGACTGCGGCCATGGAGGCTGCCCTGGCCGATCCCGGATTTTTGCGCGAACTGGACGACCTTTTTCTTCATTACACAGGCCGCCCCAGCCCGGTTTTTCACTGCGCCAACCTGAGCCGCACGCTTGGCGGCGCGCAGATATGGCTTAAACGCGAAGACCTCAACCATCTTGGCGCGCACAAAATCAACAATACCCTTGGGCAGTGCCTGCTGGCCAAAAGAATGGGAAAAACGCGCGTCATCGCCGAAACCGGCGCGGGGCAGCATGGCGTGGCCACTGCGGCCACCGCGGCCCTGATGGGGCTCAAGTGCACCATCTGCATGGGCGAAGTGGACATGGAACGCCAGCGCCTCAACGTCATCCGCATGCGCATGCTCGGAGCCGAAGTGGTGGCCGCCACGTCAGGACAGCGCACCCTCAAGGAAGCCGTGGACGAAGCTCTGGGGCTGTGGGTGGCTGACGACGAAATGTTCTACGTGCTCGGCTCGGCCGTGGGTCCGCACCCCTATCCGTTTATGGTGCGGCAGTTCCAGGCCATAGTGGGCAGTGAAGCCCGCGCCCAGATGCTTGAAGCCAGCGGGCGCCTGCCTGACGTTGTCCTGGCCTGCGTGGGCGGCGGCTCCAACGCCATCGGCATTTTTTCCGGCTTTCTGGACGATGCGGACGTGCGTCTTATGGGCGTGGAACCCGGCGGGCGCGGCAAGGAATACGGCCAGCACGCCGCTTCGCTCTGCCTTGGCGAGCCTGGAGTGCTGCACGGTTTCAACTCCTATATGCTCAAGGACGAAAAGGGCGATGCCGCTGCGGTATACTCCATCTCCGCCGGGCTGGACTACCCGTCCGTGGGGCCGGAGCATTCCATGCTCAAGGACGCGGGACGCGCCGAATACGTCAGCATTGCGGACAAGGAAGCCCTGGACGCCTTCTTTGCCCTGTCCAGGAATGAAGGCATCATTCCCGCGCTTGAGTCCTCGCACGCCCTGGCCCAGGCCATGAAGATGGCTCCTGCCCTGCCCGACACCGCCGTACTGCTGGTCAACCTGTCTGGCCGTGGCGATAAGGACGTGGCCCAGGTAGCCGAAATGATGGAAAAAGGCGAAATATAA
- the lon gene encoding endopeptidase La, producing the protein MTESERGTVKYVDLPIMPLREVVMFPRSIMPLFVGREASIKAIEAAQASFSKQIFLVAQLEPELEKPDASDLAPVGVVSKVLQMLRLPDGTIKVLFEGMYRANWNDLRDDEQCAMVRVSRRNEWQSRPDEREALVRAVHEALEEFAKNNKKLSQESVLSMMALHDSGSLADAIIPNLKVDYRKKQEALELDDVTERLELAYEMLHGEVALASVEKRIKNRVKVQMERNQREYYLNEQIKAINKEMGRDDDPMAEVDELEQKIKDRDMPDEARQKALAEAKKLRSMPPSAAEYTVVRNYVDWILDLPWNDLKQIDIDIEKARAILDGDHYGLEKPKERILEYLAVQKLSHGLKGPILCLVGPPGVGKTSLAKSVARATGRDFVRLSLGGVRDEAEIRGHRRTYVGALPGKIIQSLKRVKYNNPLFCLDEVDKMTSDYRGDPSSALLEVLDPEQNHTFMDHYLDLEYDLSKIFFITTANSLHSIPVPLLDRMEIIELNSYLETEKRHIARHFLLPRQIEEHGLKESNIRVSDNAILEIIRSYTREAGVRNLEREIAALCRKTAIKLVEEDNLDKCVNISRQSLSSILGVKKYRHDEREAEPQVGVCAGLAYNQRGGEILLVETTLMAGSGQVVTTGKLGEVMTESAKAALSYVRSRAEVLGLDTRFHRKVDIHVHVPSGATPKDGPSAGITLATSITSALLGIPVRNDVAMTGEISLRGRVLPIGGLREKLLAARRSGIKKVLMPRDNEKDLKEVPDEVLKDLEIVFVDHVDEVLPQALDASAEEIFSGRATAQPICRILRPEKHEDETKKQPAQ; encoded by the coding sequence ATGACTGAATCCGAACGCGGCACTGTAAAATACGTGGACCTGCCCATCATGCCTTTGCGCGAGGTGGTCATGTTTCCGCGTTCCATCATGCCGCTTTTTGTAGGGCGCGAAGCCTCCATCAAAGCCATAGAGGCCGCGCAGGCCAGCTTCAGCAAGCAGATTTTTCTGGTCGCCCAGCTCGAGCCGGAACTGGAAAAACCCGACGCTTCGGATCTTGCCCCCGTGGGCGTTGTCAGCAAGGTTCTTCAGATGCTGCGCCTGCCCGACGGCACCATCAAGGTGCTTTTTGAGGGCATGTACCGCGCCAACTGGAACGATTTGCGCGATGACGAGCAGTGCGCCATGGTGCGCGTGAGCCGTCGCAACGAGTGGCAGAGCCGCCCCGATGAGCGGGAGGCCCTGGTGCGCGCCGTGCATGAAGCATTGGAAGAATTTGCCAAAAACAATAAAAAACTTTCGCAGGAATCCGTGCTCTCCATGATGGCGCTGCACGATTCCGGCTCCCTGGCCGACGCCATCATCCCCAATCTCAAGGTGGACTACCGCAAAAAGCAGGAAGCCCTCGAGCTGGACGACGTGACCGAACGCCTGGAGCTGGCCTACGAGATGCTGCACGGCGAAGTTGCCCTGGCCTCTGTGGAAAAGCGCATCAAGAACCGCGTCAAGGTGCAGATGGAGCGCAACCAGCGCGAATACTATCTGAACGAGCAGATCAAGGCCATCAACAAGGAAATGGGGCGCGATGACGACCCCATGGCCGAAGTGGACGAGCTTGAGCAGAAGATCAAGGACCGCGACATGCCCGATGAGGCCCGTCAGAAGGCCCTTGCAGAAGCCAAGAAGCTGCGCAGCATGCCGCCGTCGGCCGCCGAATACACGGTGGTGCGCAACTATGTGGACTGGATCCTCGACCTGCCCTGGAACGACCTCAAGCAGATAGATATTGATATCGAAAAGGCGCGCGCCATCCTTGACGGCGACCACTACGGCCTGGAAAAACCCAAGGAGCGCATCCTTGAGTATCTGGCCGTGCAGAAGCTTTCGCACGGGCTCAAGGGCCCCATTCTCTGCCTTGTGGGCCCCCCCGGCGTGGGCAAGACGTCGCTGGCCAAATCCGTGGCCAGGGCCACAGGACGCGATTTTGTGCGTCTGTCCCTCGGCGGCGTGCGCGATGAGGCCGAAATCCGCGGGCACCGTCGCACCTACGTGGGGGCGCTGCCGGGCAAGATCATCCAGTCCCTCAAGAGGGTGAAGTACAATAACCCATTGTTCTGCCTGGATGAAGTGGACAAGATGACCTCCGACTACCGTGGGGACCCCTCCTCGGCCCTGCTGGAGGTTCTGGACCCGGAACAGAACCACACCTTTATGGATCACTATCTGGATCTGGAATACGACCTCTCCAAGATATTCTTCATAACCACGGCCAACTCGCTGCACTCCATTCCCGTGCCCTTGCTGGACCGCATGGAGATCATCGAACTCAACAGCTACCTTGAGACGGAAAAACGTCATATAGCCAGGCACTTTCTCCTGCCGCGCCAGATAGAGGAGCACGGCCTCAAGGAAAGCAATATCCGCGTGTCGGACAATGCCATCCTTGAGATCATCCGTTCCTACACCCGCGAGGCCGGCGTGCGTAACCTCGAGCGCGAAATTGCCGCCCTGTGCCGCAAAACCGCCATCAAGCTTGTGGAAGAGGACAACCTGGACAAGTGTGTGAACATTTCGCGCCAAAGCCTATCCTCCATTCTGGGCGTCAAAAAATACCGGCATGACGAGCGCGAGGCCGAGCCGCAGGTGGGCGTGTGCGCAGGGCTTGCCTACAACCAGCGCGGCGGCGAAATACTGCTGGTGGAAACCACCCTCATGGCCGGTTCCGGCCAGGTGGTCACCACGGGCAAACTGGGCGAGGTCATGACCGAATCGGCCAAGGCGGCGCTTTCCTATGTGCGTTCGCGGGCCGAAGTGCTTGGGCTTGACACCCGCTTCCACCGCAAGGTGGACATCCACGTCCATGTGCCCTCGGGCGCCACGCCCAAGGACGGCCCCTCGGCGGGCATCACCCTGGCCACGTCCATCACGTCGGCCCTGCTGGGCATACCCGTGCGCAACGACGTGGCCATGACAGGCGAAATATCCCTGCGCGGGCGCGTGCTGCCCATTGGCGGCCTGCGTGAAAAGCTGCTGGCCGCGCGCCGCAGCGGCATCAAAAAGGTGCTCATGCCCCGCGACAATGAAAAAGACCTCAAGGAAGTGCCCGATGAGGTGCTGAAAGACCTTGAGATCGTTTTTGTGGATCACGTGGACGAAGTGCTGCCTCAGGCTCTGGACGCCAGCGCGGAGGAAATTTTCTCCGGTCGTGCGACGGCCCAGCCCATTTGCCGCATCCTGCGCCCCGAAAAGCACGAAGACGAAACCAAAAAGCAGCCCGCGCAATAG
- the clpX gene encoding ATP-dependent Clp protease ATP-binding subunit ClpX, giving the protein MAKNDKPTVSEPLTCSFCGRSELEVRNLIVQDGASICDKCVKACNDIIARDQVESTEGDERLLSPQEIKDRLDQYVIGQHEAKKILSVAVHNHYKRVFYADALGDDGVELEKSNILLVGPSGSGKTLLAKTLARVLRVPFAIADATTLTEAGYVGEDVENILVQLLQNADYDLEAASKGIIYVDEIDKISRKGDGPSITRDVSGEGVQQALLKIIEGTEANIPPKGGRKHPQQEFIRMNTNNILFIVGGAFVGLDKIVESRMSGGAMGFGAKVRASKDMPLSELLDRIHPQDLVKFGLIPEFVGRIPIITHVDELDEADLVRILTEPKNALVRQYQKLFGFENVTLRFTPNSLKAIAAKAIERKTGARGLRNVMERTMLDIMFKLPSMPNVRECLINQAVIDKGKEPVLLFGEAGESPATKGGQAQASGNSA; this is encoded by the coding sequence ATGGCCAAGAACGACAAACCCACGGTCAGCGAACCTTTGACCTGCTCCTTTTGCGGGCGCAGCGAGCTTGAGGTGCGCAACCTTATCGTGCAGGACGGCGCAAGCATTTGCGACAAGTGCGTCAAAGCCTGCAACGACATCATTGCCCGCGATCAGGTGGAAAGCACCGAGGGCGACGAGCGCCTGCTGTCTCCGCAGGAAATCAAGGACAGGCTTGACCAGTACGTCATCGGACAGCACGAGGCCAAAAAGATCCTTTCTGTGGCCGTGCACAACCACTACAAACGCGTGTTCTACGCTGACGCCCTGGGCGATGACGGCGTGGAGCTTGAAAAAAGCAATATCCTGCTGGTCGGGCCTTCGGGCAGCGGCAAAACCCTGCTGGCCAAAACCCTGGCCCGCGTGTTGCGCGTGCCCTTTGCCATTGCCGACGCCACAACCCTGACGGAAGCCGGGTATGTGGGTGAAGATGTGGAAAACATTCTGGTGCAGCTTCTCCAGAATGCGGACTACGATCTTGAAGCCGCCAGCAAGGGCATCATTTATGTGGACGAAATCGACAAGATTTCCCGCAAGGGCGACGGCCCGTCCATTACCCGCGACGTGTCAGGTGAGGGCGTGCAGCAGGCCCTGCTGAAGATCATTGAAGGCACCGAGGCCAACATTCCGCCCAAGGGGGGCCGCAAGCACCCGCAGCAGGAATTCATCCGCATGAACACGAACAACATCCTGTTCATCGTGGGCGGCGCCTTTGTGGGACTGGACAAGATTGTGGAATCGCGCATGAGCGGCGGGGCCATGGGCTTTGGCGCCAAGGTGCGCGCCAGCAAGGACATGCCCCTGAGCGAACTGCTGGACAGGATTCACCCGCAGGATCTGGTGAAGTTCGGCCTTATTCCCGAATTCGTGGGCCGCATACCCATCATCACGCATGTGGATGAACTGGATGAAGCTGATCTCGTGCGTATTCTCACTGAACCCAAAAACGCCCTGGTGCGTCAGTACCAGAAGCTGTTCGGGTTCGAGAACGTGACCCTGCGGTTTACGCCCAACTCCCTCAAGGCCATTGCCGCCAAGGCCATTGAGCGTAAAACCGGCGCGCGCGGTCTGCGCAACGTGATGGAACGCACCATGCTCGACATCATGTTCAAGCTGCCCTCCATGCCCAATGTGCGTGAATGCCTTATCAATCAGGCCGTCATTGACAAGGGCAAGGAACCTGTGCTGCTGTTCGGCGAGGCGGGCGAAAGCCCGGCCACCAAGGGCGGGCAGGCGCAGGCGAGCGGCAACTCCGCGTAA
- the clpP gene encoding ATP-dependent Clp endopeptidase proteolytic subunit ClpP, which yields MSLVPMVIETTGRSERAYDIYSRLLKDRIVLLGSEVNDTVASLICAQLLFLESQDPEKEINLYINSPGGSVTAGLAIYDTMRFISAPVSTVCMGRAASMGAFLLAAGKPGMRFALPNSQIMIHQPSAGYQGQATDIEIHAREVLRLKERLNRMLAEHTGRPFKDIVKATERDNFLTPEEARDLGIIDRVLTSRHEMAQEKSE from the coding sequence ATGTCGCTAGTTCCTATGGTTATCGAAACCACTGGCCGTTCCGAACGCGCCTATGATATCTACTCGCGCCTGCTCAAGGACCGCATCGTTCTGCTGGGCTCCGAGGTCAACGACACCGTGGCCTCGCTCATCTGCGCGCAGCTGCTTTTCCTTGAATCGCAGGACCCGGAAAAAGAAATCAATCTTTATATCAACTCCCCTGGCGGATCGGTTACTGCCGGTCTTGCCATTTATGACACCATGCGCTTCATTTCAGCGCCTGTTTCCACGGTGTGCATGGGGCGGGCGGCCAGCATGGGCGCCTTCCTTCTGGCCGCGGGCAAGCCTGGCATGCGCTTTGCCCTGCCCAACAGCCAGATCATGATCCATCAGCCTTCGGCGGGCTATCAGGGGCAGGCCACGGATATTGAAATCCATGCCCGCGAAGTGCTCCGCCTCAAGGAACGCCTCAACCGCATGCTTGCCGAACATACCGGCCGCCCCTTCAAGGATATCGTCAAGGCGACCGAACGCGATAACTTTTTGACTCCTGAAGAAGCCAGAGATCTGGGCATCATTGACCGCGTGCTCACTTCGCGCCACGAGATGGCTCAGGAAAAGAGCGAATAA
- the tig gene encoding trigger factor, with protein sequence MEYSAEDISPVRKKVVITTEPQEVEAAIMGAVALYKTSVQVDGFRKGKVPASVIEQRFRDKIYDEARQDLINVHINDVMQKLDVSPLAGLDVDTPDTFDRGKGFSYTIEFEVLPAFDLPPYEGMDVEQEKVVLDEKEVQDVLDRILRDRAELVPVDGAGPAVDGQIATVDFAAFDNGEPIEGVKAESFDLALGERQALEDFEALVKTVKYGEEGEGEIRFPDDFLAKDLAGKTVTMKVKVHAIKERKLPELNDELAKTLGLESVDKLKETIANSYIQSRTNLSKSVAQKNLLDALLKMVQFELPPSLVETQMNTLLGDMAARLERQGRSLESLGKSIEELRKETQPQADELARSQVLLLSIAKKEGLDVTDHEVTTQIYQLAMRTGEDFKSLREQYERSGMIFVLRDRMLADKAMDLVYAKANVKEVEPKAPDAAPGASASAQPGDKEDK encoded by the coding sequence GTGGAATATAGCGCTGAAGATATCTCGCCGGTAAGAAAAAAGGTCGTCATCACCACGGAACCCCAGGAAGTCGAAGCCGCCATTATGGGGGCGGTCGCCCTGTATAAAACCTCCGTGCAGGTTGACGGTTTCCGTAAGGGCAAAGTCCCGGCCTCGGTTATTGAACAGCGCTTCCGCGACAAGATTTATGATGAGGCCCGTCAGGACCTCATCAATGTGCATATTAATGATGTGATGCAGAAGCTCGACGTCTCGCCCCTTGCCGGCCTTGATGTGGACACGCCCGACACCTTTGATCGCGGCAAGGGCTTTTCGTACACCATCGAATTTGAAGTTCTGCCCGCCTTTGATTTGCCCCCCTACGAAGGTATGGATGTGGAGCAGGAAAAAGTGGTGCTGGACGAAAAAGAAGTGCAGGACGTGCTTGACCGTATCCTGCGCGACCGCGCCGAGCTTGTGCCTGTAGACGGCGCAGGCCCCGCCGTGGACGGCCAGATAGCCACCGTTGACTTTGCTGCCTTTGATAACGGCGAACCCATTGAAGGCGTCAAGGCTGAAAGCTTTGATCTGGCCCTTGGCGAACGCCAGGCCCTGGAAGACTTTGAAGCCCTGGTCAAGACCGTGAAGTACGGCGAAGAAGGCGAGGGCGAAATCCGTTTTCCCGATGATTTTCTTGCCAAGGATCTGGCGGGCAAGACCGTGACCATGAAGGTCAAGGTGCACGCCATCAAGGAACGCAAGCTGCCCGAACTCAATGACGAGCTTGCCAAGACCCTTGGCCTTGAAAGCGTGGACAAGCTGAAAGAAACCATTGCCAACAGCTACATCCAGAGCCGTACCAATCTGAGCAAGAGCGTGGCGCAGAAAAACCTGCTGGACGCCCTGCTCAAGATGGTGCAGTTTGAATTACCCCCCAGTCTTGTGGAAACCCAGATGAACACACTGCTGGGCGACATGGCCGCCAGGCTGGAACGTCAGGGCCGTAGCCTGGAAAGCCTTGGCAAGAGCATAGAGGAACTTCGTAAAGAAACCCAGCCCCAGGCCGATGAGCTGGCCCGCTCTCAGGTTCTGCTGCTTTCCATCGCCAAGAAGGAAGGGCTGGACGTTACCGACCACGAAGTCACCACACAGATTTACCAGCTTGCCATGCGCACTGGCGAAGATTTCAAGTCCCTGCGCGAGCAGTACGAACGCTCGGGCATGATCTTCGTGTTGCGTGATCGCATGCTGGCCGACAAGGCCATGGACCTTGTATACGCCAAGGCCAATGTCAAAGAAGTGGAGCCAAAAGCCCCCGACGCCGCGCCAGGCGCATCCGCCAGCGCTCAGCCCGGCGACAAGGAAGACAAATAA
- the selD gene encoding selenide, water dikinase SelD gives MKLLEKARAAGUAAKLAPGALERLLRGLPSGSRPDLEARVLAGRARNEDAVVLTVPPGRALVQTVDILAPIVNDAFSFGRIAAANALSDVYAMGGEPWSAMNVAFFPQALAEDDPQGILASILRGGLDAMNEAGAVLAGGHTVQDDELKYGLAVTGIIDPAHMARNDGLAPGQKLLLTKPLGTGVLATAVKARWDGAEESEAEVARWCSRLNSVGGEVIRMLKVVAATDITGFGLGGHALEMAQASGVCVVLDAEALPLLPRALEYARDGLIPAGSHLNRKHCSCATLVHEGVDEAVESLAFDAQTSGGLLLAVQPHQVEQARQLLLAGGDLACLVGEVVEARPDGKALVLR, from the coding sequence ATGAAGCTTTTGGAAAAAGCCCGCGCCGCAGGCTGAGCTGCCAAACTTGCTCCAGGGGCTCTGGAGCGTTTGTTGCGCGGTCTGCCCTCCGGTTCCCGGCCCGACCTTGAAGCCCGTGTGCTGGCTGGCCGCGCCCGTAATGAGGACGCCGTGGTCCTGACCGTGCCGCCAGGCCGCGCGCTGGTGCAGACCGTGGATATTCTTGCGCCCATCGTCAACGACGCTTTCAGCTTTGGCCGCATTGCCGCAGCCAATGCCCTTTCTGACGTGTACGCCATGGGTGGTGAGCCCTGGAGCGCCATGAACGTGGCGTTTTTTCCTCAGGCTTTGGCCGAGGACGATCCTCAAGGCATTCTTGCTTCCATTCTGCGCGGTGGACTTGACGCCATGAATGAGGCCGGAGCCGTGCTTGCCGGCGGCCACACGGTGCAGGACGACGAACTCAAGTACGGGCTCGCCGTCACCGGCATCATTGATCCGGCGCACATGGCCCGCAATGACGGACTTGCGCCAGGGCAGAAACTGCTTTTGACAAAGCCTCTGGGAACGGGCGTGTTGGCTACGGCGGTCAAGGCGCGCTGGGACGGCGCAGAAGAAAGTGAAGCCGAGGTCGCCCGCTGGTGCTCCCGCCTGAACAGCGTTGGCGGTGAAGTGATCCGCATGCTCAAGGTGGTGGCCGCAACGGACATTACTGGTTTCGGGCTTGGCGGGCATGCGCTTGAAATGGCGCAGGCATCGGGCGTCTGCGTGGTGCTTGACGCCGAGGCCTTGCCGCTTTTGCCGCGCGCGCTGGAGTATGCGCGTGACGGACTTATCCCGGCTGGCAGCCATTTGAACCGCAAGCACTGCTCCTGCGCGACCTTGGTCCACGAGGGCGTGGACGAAGCTGTGGAAAGCCTCGCTTTTGACGCCCAGACCTCTGGCGGACTATTGCTGGCCGTGCAACCCCATCAGGTTGAGCAGGCGCGACAGTTGCTGCTGGCAGGCGGGGATCTGGCCTGCCTGGTGGGCGAGGTTGTGGAGGCCCGACCCGACGGCAAGGCCCTGGTGCTGCGTTAG
- the rplQ gene encoding 50S ribosomal protein L17 — protein MRHSNSGRKLSRTPAHRKALLHNLAKALLIHGKICTTEIKAKELRRVVEPLITLAKRNDLHARRQAYRVLNDHALVKRLFDEIGPVFAGVPGGYTRILKLAMPRKGDNAPMAFIELTHSAETVATEAPKAAEEAPVKPKRKPKAEEAGTVTEKAEAN, from the coding sequence ATGAGGCATAGCAATTCCGGCAGGAAACTTTCGCGTACTCCTGCGCACCGTAAGGCGTTGTTGCACAATCTCGCCAAGGCGCTGCTGATCCACGGCAAAATCTGCACCACGGAAATCAAGGCCAAGGAACTTCGCCGCGTTGTGGAGCCCCTGATTACCCTTGCCAAGCGCAATGACCTGCACGCCCGCCGTCAGGCCTACCGTGTGCTCAATGATCATGCCCTGGTCAAGCGTCTGTTTGATGAAATCGGCCCTGTTTTCGCTGGCGTGCCTGGCGGATACACCCGTATCCTCAAGCTGGCCATGCCCCGCAAGGGCGACAACGCCCCCATGGCTTTTATTGAACTGACCCACAGCGCCGAAACTGTTGCAACGGAAGCCCCCAAGGCTGCCGAAGAAGCGCCGGTCAAGCCCAAGCGCAAGCCCAAGGCTGAAGAAGCTGGAACTGTCACGGAAAAGGCCGAAGCCAACTAG
- a CDS encoding DNA-directed RNA polymerase subunit alpha produces MLIKQGERLINARNWSELVKPDQIMREEETASGTHGKFVCEPLERGYGTTIGNAMRRVLLASLQGSAFVSVKIIGVQHEFTSIHGVLEDITDVILNIKQVRLRMDTEEPQRLTLRVERKGPVTAADIVPNQHVEVLNPDLHIATLTEDVVLEMEFEARMGKGYVPADMHEGLADEIGLIKLDSSFSPVRKVAYTVEQARVGQMTNYDRLLLEVWTDGSLTPEDAIAYSAKIIKDQISVFINFDERVSGDMRNGGNESGEVNELLFKSIDDLELSVRATNCLRSANIALVGELVQRTEAEMLKTKNFGRKSLDEIKSVLLSMGFDFGIKVDSFEKKYQEWKRKQQNEA; encoded by the coding sequence ATGCTTATTAAACAGGGCGAACGCCTTATCAATGCGCGCAACTGGTCCGAGCTTGTCAAGCCTGACCAGATTATGCGCGAAGAAGAGACCGCCAGCGGCACACACGGCAAGTTTGTCTGTGAACCTCTGGAAAGGGGCTACGGAACCACCATTGGCAACGCCATGCGTCGCGTTCTTCTGGCCTCCCTTCAGGGCTCTGCCTTTGTGTCGGTGAAAATCATCGGCGTGCAGCACGAGTTCACCAGCATCCACGGTGTGCTGGAAGACATCACTGATGTCATCCTCAACATCAAGCAGGTGCGTTTGCGCATGGACACTGAAGAGCCCCAGCGCCTGACCCTTCGCGTTGAACGCAAGGGACCGGTCACTGCTGCCGATATCGTGCCCAACCAGCACGTAGAAGTACTCAACCCTGATTTGCACATCGCGACCCTCACCGAGGACGTGGTGCTGGAGATGGAGTTTGAGGCCCGCATGGGCAAGGGCTATGTGCCCGCCGACATGCATGAGGGTCTGGCCGATGAAATCGGCCTCATCAAGCTGGATTCCAGCTTTTCCCCTGTCCGCAAAGTTGCGTACACGGTGGAACAGGCCCGCGTGGGCCAGATGACAAACTATGACCGCCTCCTGCTGGAAGTGTGGACTGACGGCTCGCTTACGCCCGAAGACGCCATTGCATACAGCGCCAAGATCATCAAGGATCAGATATCCGTTTTCATCAACTTTGATGAACGTGTGTCCGGCGATATGCGCAACGGCGGGAACGAAAGCGGCGAAGTGAATGAACTCCTGTTCAAAAGCATCGACGATCTTGAGCTTTCGGTACGCGCCACCAACTGCCTGCGCAGCGCCAATATAGCGCTTGTGGGCGAACTGGTGCAGCGCACTGAAGCTGAAATGCTCAAGACCAAGAATTTCGGCCGCAAATCGCTGGACGAAATCAAGAGTGTGCTGTTGAGCATGGGATTCGACTTCGGCATCAAGGTCGACTCTTTCGAAAAGAAATATCAGGAATGGAAAAGGAAGCAGCAAAATGAGGCATAG
- the rpsD gene encoding 30S ribosomal protein S4 translates to MAKYTEAKCRMCRREGCKLFLKGDRCFTDKCAYDRRPYAPGQHGRARKKVSEYAVQLREKQKTRRIYGILERQFHGYFVKADMQKGVTGTNLLVILERRLDNVVFRLGFANSRNQARQLVRHGVFTLNGRKVDIPSLQVRVGDSIEVPEQNRKIPVLAEAQEVIARRGCPAWLEADGAAFKGTVKAMPQRDDIQFPVNEQLIVELYSK, encoded by the coding sequence ATGGCCAAATATACTGAAGCCAAGTGCCGCATGTGTCGCCGCGAGGGCTGCAAGCTCTTTTTGAAGGGCGACCGCTGCTTCACTGACAAATGCGCCTACGATCGCCGCCCCTACGCTCCCGGCCAGCACGGCCGTGCCCGCAAGAAGGTGAGCGAATACGCAGTGCAGCTGCGTGAAAAGCAGAAGACGCGCCGCATTTACGGTATCCTGGAACGCCAGTTCCACGGATACTTTGTGAAAGCCGATATGCAGAAGGGTGTTACAGGCACCAACCTGCTCGTCATTCTTGAACGTCGTCTGGATAACGTGGTTTTCCGTCTCGGGTTCGCCAACTCGCGCAACCAGGCTCGCCAGCTTGTGCGTCACGGCGTGTTTACCCTCAACGGCCGCAAGGTGGACATCCCCTCCTTGCAGGTTCGTGTGGGCGACAGCATTGAAGTGCCCGAACAGAACCGCAAAATTCCCGTGCTTGCAGAAGCGCAGGAAGTGATTGCCCGCCGTGGCTGCCCCGCCTGGCTTGAAGCCGATGGTGCTGCCTTCAAGGGCACTGTCAAGGCCATGCCGCAGCGTGACGACATCCAGTTCCCCGTCAACGAGCAGCTCATCGTCGAACTTTACTCGAAATAA
- the rpsK gene encoding 30S ribosomal protein S11, with protein sequence MARPKKAVKKKEKKNVPVGIAHIQASFNNTIITFTDTRGNAVSWASSGQSGFKGSRKSTPFAAQVAAETAARKAQDNGMRTVGIYVKGPGSGREAAMRAISAAGMKVAFIRDVTPIPHNGCRPPKRRRV encoded by the coding sequence ATGGCCAGACCCAAAAAAGCGGTCAAGAAAAAGGAAAAGAAAAACGTGCCGGTGGGCATAGCCCACATCCAGGCTTCGTTTAACAATACCATTATTACTTTTACGGATACGCGCGGAAACGCCGTTTCCTGGGCTTCTTCGGGCCAGAGCGGCTTCAAGGGCTCACGCAAGTCCACGCCTTTCGCGGCCCAGGTGGCTGCCGAAACGGCCGCCCGCAAGGCGCAGGACAACGGCATGCGTACTGTAGGCATCTATGTGAAAGGCCCCGGCTCCGGCCGTGAAGCTGCCATGCGCGCCATTTCGGCCGCAGGCATGAAGGTCGCCTTTATTCGTGATGTCACGCCCATTCCGCACAATGGCTGCCGGCCGCCCAAGCGCCGCCGCGTCTAG